From Salminus brasiliensis chromosome 21, fSalBra1.hap2, whole genome shotgun sequence, a single genomic window includes:
- the def6b gene encoding differentially expressed in FDCP 6 homolog isoform X2: MEVRAELLKSIWYAFTSLDTEDSGKVSKSQLKVLSHNLYSVLRIPHDQAALEQHFSDDDDGPVSSQGYMPYLNKFILDKVVEGTFDKEQVDELCWTLCSKKNYRPNTNGTAVLSNKDAGRLWCLFNFLTEDKYPLLLVPEEVDYLLKKICAVLSVELNSVDVEEFWTQECVQEGMSVWSFLELVNSGVLGRGLERERLSSAIEDVYREMVGSVLKEGYLWKKGHLRRNWTERWFCLKPSVLSYYTSEDRKECKGSIELDLNCCVEVLPEREGKRCMFCVKTLNKTYEMSAPDSKQRQEWTTAIQLAIRLRSEGKSSLHKELKARRQEVREERERRRAFREQETQRLQDLQGEKEQKQAELELLKEAQKQAQVALLQEEERRRKQHDELQRALEEQLQQAEEARASMREEMALKEVEAEHQRKRIRELEELQQHLEDALHQEIKARQDEENYRYTQTRLLAEEEEKTKALLSLQEEQEELLEHMQKEKRELRREMDEKANALEEAHKQLENIRASRHRVDQDIAAAQRKQRQASSSVKHWNVQMTRLMHPIGPGDRRASAPAMRVPSLGDSGLLATRGSIRETDRHNGDEKREEKTNGEKSRALHKAYSEPV; encoded by the exons ATGGAGGTTcgagcagagctgctgaagagcATCTGGTACGCCTTCACCTCTCTGGACACAGAGGACAGCGGGAAAGTGTCCAAATCGCAActgaag GTGTTGTCTCATAACCTGTACAGTGTATTACGGATCCCTCATGATCAGGCGGCTCTGGAGCAGCactttagtgatgatgatgatggaccCGTTTCCAGCCAGGGATACATGCCCTACCTCaataaattcatactggataag GTAGTGGAAGGCACGTTTGACAAAGAGCAGGTGGACGAACTGTGCTGGACGCTCTGTTCTAAAAAGAACTACCGTCCAAACACCAATGGCACCGCGGTTCTGTCCAATAAAGACGCAGGACGTCTGTGGTGCCTCTTCAACTTCCTTACTGAGGACAAGTACCCACTACTGCTCGTACCAGAGGAG GTGGACTATCTGCTGAAGAAGATCTGCGCAGTGCTGAGTGTGGAGCTAAACAGTGTGGATGTGGAGGAGTTCTGGACTCAGGAGTGTGTTCAGGAGGGCATGAGTGTGTGGAGTTTCCTGGAACTGGTGAACTCAGGGGTTTTGGGCCGAGGCCTGGAAAGAGAGCGCCTCAGCTCGGCTATAGAGGATGTCTACCGGGAGATGGTCGGAAGCGTCCTAAAAGAG GGGTATCTGTGGAAGAAGGGTCACCTACGGCGGAACTGGACAGAGCGCTGGTTCTGTCTGAAGCCAAGTGTTCTGAGTTATTACACCAGTGAAGACAGGAAGGAGTGTAAAGGCAGCATCGAACTCGACCTCAACTGCTGTGTAGAG GTTCTcccagagagggagggaaagaggtGCATGTTCTGTGTGAAGACCCTCAATAAGACGTATGAAATGAGTGCACCGGACAGCAAGCAAAGACAGGAGTGGACAACAG CGATCCAGCTGGCGATCCGTCTGCGCTCGGAAGGGAAGAGCTCCCTGCATAAGGAGCTGAAGGCTCGGCGGCAGGAGGTACGTGAAGAGCGGGAGAGGAGGCGAGCCTTTAGAGAGCAGGAGACCCAGAGACTGCAGGATCTGCAGGGCGAGAAGGAGCAGAAACAGGCGGAGCTTGAGCTTCTGAAGGAGGCACAGAAGCAGGCTCAGGTGGCGCTCCTGCaggaggaggaaaggaggaggaaACAGCATGATGAGTTGCAGAGGGCACTGGAGGAGCAGCTGCAGCAGGCGGAGGAG gcccGAGCAAGCATGCGTGAGGAGATGGCGCTGAAAGAGGTGGAGGCGGAGCATCAGCGGAAGAGGATtagggagctggaggagcttCAGCAGCATCTGGAGGACGCGCTGCACCAGGAGATCAAAGCCAGACAGGACGAGGAGAactacagatacacacagaccag GCTGCTGGCggaagaggaggaaaagacGAAGGCTCTGCTGTCCctgcaggaggagcaggaggagctgctggagcacatgcagaaggagaagagagagctgAGGAGGGAAATGGATGAGAAAGCTAACGCTCTGGAAGAGGCACACAAACAGCTGGAGAACATTCGTGCCAGCAGACACCGTGTGGACCAGGACATTGCA GCGGCCCAGAGGAAGCAGCGGCAGGCCAGCTCGAGTGTTAAACATTGGAATGTCCAGATGACCAGGCTGATGCACCCCATCGGCCCAGGAG ACCGCAGGGCATCGGCTCCGGCCATGCGAGTGCCATCTTTAGGAGACAGCGGACTTCTGGCCACTAGAGGCAGCATCCGAGAGACGGACAGACACAACGGAGAcgaaaagagagaggagaagacaaATGGAGAGAAGTCCCGAGCGCTCCACAAAGCTTATTCTGAACCTGTGTAG
- the def6b gene encoding differentially expressed in FDCP 6 homolog isoform X1: MEVRAELLKSIWYAFTSLDTEDSGKVSKSQLKVLSHNLYSVLRIPHDQAALEQHFSDDDDGPVSSQGYMPYLNKFILDKVVEGTFDKEQVDELCWTLCSKKNYRPNTNGTAVLSNKDAGRLWCLFNFLTEDKYPLLLVPEEVDYLLKKICAVLSVELNSVDVEEFWTQECVQEGMSVWSFLELVNSGVLGRGLERERLSSAIEDVYREMVGSVLKEGYLWKKGHLRRNWTERWFCLKPSVLSYYTSEDRKECKGSIELDLNCCVEVLPEREGKRCMFCVKTLNKTYEMSAPDSKQRQEWTTAIQLAIRLRSEGKSSLHKELKARRQEVREERERRRAFREQETQRLQDLQGEKEQKQAELELLKEAQKQAQVALLQEEERRRKQHDELQRALEEQLQQAEEARASMREEMALKEVEAEHQRKRIRELEELQQHLEDALHQEIKARQDEENYRYTQTRLLAEEEEKTKALLSLQEEQEELLEHMQKEKRELRREMDEKANALEEAHKQLENIRASRHRVDQDIAAAQRKQRQASSSVKHWNVQMTRLMHPIGPGACVSDRRASAPAMRVPSLGDSGLLATRGSIRETDRHNGDEKREEKTNGEKSRALHKAYSEPV, from the exons ATGGAGGTTcgagcagagctgctgaagagcATCTGGTACGCCTTCACCTCTCTGGACACAGAGGACAGCGGGAAAGTGTCCAAATCGCAActgaag GTGTTGTCTCATAACCTGTACAGTGTATTACGGATCCCTCATGATCAGGCGGCTCTGGAGCAGCactttagtgatgatgatgatggaccCGTTTCCAGCCAGGGATACATGCCCTACCTCaataaattcatactggataag GTAGTGGAAGGCACGTTTGACAAAGAGCAGGTGGACGAACTGTGCTGGACGCTCTGTTCTAAAAAGAACTACCGTCCAAACACCAATGGCACCGCGGTTCTGTCCAATAAAGACGCAGGACGTCTGTGGTGCCTCTTCAACTTCCTTACTGAGGACAAGTACCCACTACTGCTCGTACCAGAGGAG GTGGACTATCTGCTGAAGAAGATCTGCGCAGTGCTGAGTGTGGAGCTAAACAGTGTGGATGTGGAGGAGTTCTGGACTCAGGAGTGTGTTCAGGAGGGCATGAGTGTGTGGAGTTTCCTGGAACTGGTGAACTCAGGGGTTTTGGGCCGAGGCCTGGAAAGAGAGCGCCTCAGCTCGGCTATAGAGGATGTCTACCGGGAGATGGTCGGAAGCGTCCTAAAAGAG GGGTATCTGTGGAAGAAGGGTCACCTACGGCGGAACTGGACAGAGCGCTGGTTCTGTCTGAAGCCAAGTGTTCTGAGTTATTACACCAGTGAAGACAGGAAGGAGTGTAAAGGCAGCATCGAACTCGACCTCAACTGCTGTGTAGAG GTTCTcccagagagggagggaaagaggtGCATGTTCTGTGTGAAGACCCTCAATAAGACGTATGAAATGAGTGCACCGGACAGCAAGCAAAGACAGGAGTGGACAACAG CGATCCAGCTGGCGATCCGTCTGCGCTCGGAAGGGAAGAGCTCCCTGCATAAGGAGCTGAAGGCTCGGCGGCAGGAGGTACGTGAAGAGCGGGAGAGGAGGCGAGCCTTTAGAGAGCAGGAGACCCAGAGACTGCAGGATCTGCAGGGCGAGAAGGAGCAGAAACAGGCGGAGCTTGAGCTTCTGAAGGAGGCACAGAAGCAGGCTCAGGTGGCGCTCCTGCaggaggaggaaaggaggaggaaACAGCATGATGAGTTGCAGAGGGCACTGGAGGAGCAGCTGCAGCAGGCGGAGGAG gcccGAGCAAGCATGCGTGAGGAGATGGCGCTGAAAGAGGTGGAGGCGGAGCATCAGCGGAAGAGGATtagggagctggaggagcttCAGCAGCATCTGGAGGACGCGCTGCACCAGGAGATCAAAGCCAGACAGGACGAGGAGAactacagatacacacagaccag GCTGCTGGCggaagaggaggaaaagacGAAGGCTCTGCTGTCCctgcaggaggagcaggaggagctgctggagcacatgcagaaggagaagagagagctgAGGAGGGAAATGGATGAGAAAGCTAACGCTCTGGAAGAGGCACACAAACAGCTGGAGAACATTCGTGCCAGCAGACACCGTGTGGACCAGGACATTGCA GCGGCCCAGAGGAAGCAGCGGCAGGCCAGCTCGAGTGTTAAACATTGGAATGTCCAGATGACCAGGCTGATGCACCCCATCGGCCCAGGAG CCTGTGTTTCAGACCGCAGGGCATCGGCTCCGGCCATGCGAGTGCCATCTTTAGGAGACAGCGGACTTCTGGCCACTAGAGGCAGCATCCGAGAGACGGACAGACACAACGGAGAcgaaaagagagaggagaagacaaATGGAGAGAAGTCCCGAGCGCTCCACAAAGCTTATTCTGAACCTGTGTAG